A window from Shimia isoporae encodes these proteins:
- a CDS encoding tRNA1(Val) (adenine(37)-N6)-methyltransferase: MIETSENAFLGGRLTLRQPLKGYRAGVDPVLLAATIPAKSGQSVLELGCGVGTALFCLAMRVPELSLAAVEVQPTYAALARENAHANDIVADIREGDLATLPDDFRLRLFDHVIANPPYFDRTASSPAANEGREVAMGEGTALSVWVDVAARRLAPKGYATFIHRAERLPELLMHVGKKLGSIEILPLQARAGRDAGLVVLRARKGGRADFRLCAPVMMHEGARHETDGESYTPEIRSVLRDGAALAFGSNKK; encoded by the coding sequence TTGATCGAGACGTCCGAAAATGCCTTCCTTGGCGGGCGTTTGACACTTCGGCAACCACTAAAGGGCTATCGAGCAGGAGTTGATCCGGTTTTGCTGGCCGCGACAATACCTGCGAAAAGCGGGCAATCTGTGCTCGAGTTGGGGTGCGGTGTGGGCACTGCGTTGTTTTGCTTGGCGATGCGTGTGCCAGAGTTGAGTTTGGCCGCTGTTGAGGTTCAGCCAACCTATGCCGCGCTTGCCCGTGAAAACGCTCATGCGAACGACATCGTGGCGGACATACGCGAAGGTGATCTGGCGACGCTGCCAGATGATTTCCGGCTACGCCTGTTCGATCATGTGATTGCCAATCCGCCATACTTTGACCGGACGGCGAGTTCTCCCGCGGCGAATGAAGGCCGAGAGGTTGCGATGGGGGAGGGCACGGCGTTGTCTGTTTGGGTCGATGTGGCGGCGCGTCGTCTTGCGCCAAAGGGGTATGCCACATTCATTCACCGAGCGGAGAGGCTGCCCGAGTTATTGATGCACGTAGGCAAAAAGCTTGGATCCATCGAGATTTTGCCGCTGCAGGCCCGAGCTGGACGGGATGCGGGTTTGGTGGTTTTGCGCGCCCGCAAAGGCGGCCGTGCGGATTTTCGTCTTTGTGCGCCTGTAATGATGCACGAAGGCGCGCGTCACGAAACCGATGGCGAGAGCTATACGCCGGAGATTCGCTCGGTTTTGCGCGATGGGGCGGCCTTGGCTTTCGGAAGCAACAAAAAATAA
- a CDS encoding biopolymer transporter ExbD — MRNLAPFVRRPLALTPLIDVIFLLLLFFMLTSTFSTFGEIELSNARQGSGTAQTTVDRHFVQLGPDRLTLNGQSATLDDIASDIEAGQVLVSLDQGTTAQRLVDFLHQMRTRGDLDVLVLE; from the coding sequence ATGCGTAACCTAGCGCCATTTGTGCGCCGCCCACTGGCCCTCACGCCGTTGATCGACGTGATTTTCTTGCTGTTGCTGTTCTTCATGTTGACATCAACCTTTTCCACCTTCGGTGAAATCGAACTCAGCAACGCACGCCAGGGAAGTGGAACGGCGCAAACAACCGTGGACCGTCACTTTGTGCAGCTTGGTCCGGACCGTCTGACCCTGAATGGACAATCTGCAACGCTGGATGACATTGCCAGCGATATTGAAGCCGGTCAGGTTCTGGTCAGTCTCGATCAAGGCACCACCGCCCAACGCCTCGTGGATTTCCTACACCAAATGCGCACGCGCGGCGATCTTGACGTGCTGGTCTTGGAGTGA
- a CDS encoding MotA/TolQ/ExbB proton channel family protein, with translation MDGLRDVLALGGPVVAILLVMSVLTFAVTIYKLWQFAASGVGRHKVLSEALSEWDAGDANAAQARLSQSRSYLAPFIEAAIHMPNSQALSDRLDAEAGLALARLERGFRLLDTIAQLAPLLGLFGTVLGMIEAFQSLQSSGASVDPSLLAGGIWVALVTTAVGLAVAMPTSMILSWLESRTARERVFADKALRTVLMPRGAAGTVASNAAQGHA, from the coding sequence ATGGATGGTTTGCGCGATGTATTGGCTCTTGGTGGGCCGGTGGTGGCAATTCTTTTGGTGATGTCGGTTCTGACCTTTGCTGTCACGATCTACAAACTCTGGCAATTCGCAGCGTCTGGAGTCGGCCGCCACAAGGTGCTGTCCGAAGCGCTGTCAGAGTGGGATGCAGGCGACGCAAACGCTGCGCAGGCGCGCCTTTCGCAAAGCCGCAGCTATCTTGCGCCTTTCATCGAAGCGGCCATCCACATGCCCAACTCCCAAGCCTTGAGCGACCGTTTGGACGCAGAGGCCGGCCTTGCCCTTGCTCGCTTGGAAAGGGGATTTCGCCTACTGGACACGATTGCCCAACTGGCGCCTCTGCTCGGCTTGTTTGGCACCGTGCTCGGCATGATCGAAGCTTTCCAAAGTCTTCAGTCTTCCGGCGCCTCGGTTGATCCTTCGTTGCTCGCAGGCGGCATCTGGGTGGCTCTTGTTACAACTGCAGTCGGACTTGCGGTGGCGATGCCCACATCTATGATCCTGTCTTGGCTCGAGAGCCGAACCGCCCGCGAACGCGTCTTTGCAGACAAGGCACTACGTACGGTTTTGATGCCACGGGGCGCCGCCGGTACGGTCGCCTCAAATGCGGCGCAGGGCCATGCGTAA
- a CDS encoding ExbD/TolR family protein gives MIRQSPLRKKRDSTIPLINVVFLMLVFFLIAGTVAAPLDPDLNLVQTSDLEGREPPDALILHSDGSLTFRGQATTAEDFVETQGGGPTRIVPDRDVDALRLMEVTGALRNAGASSVILVTERALQ, from the coding sequence ATGATCCGCCAGTCGCCACTTCGCAAAAAGCGGGACTCGACCATCCCCTTGATCAACGTCGTTTTTCTGATGCTGGTCTTTTTCCTGATCGCCGGCACTGTTGCTGCACCGCTTGATCCTGATCTGAACCTCGTACAGACAAGCGACCTTGAGGGGCGCGAACCACCGGATGCACTCATTTTGCATTCAGACGGCAGCCTCACATTCCGCGGCCAAGCCACAACTGCTGAGGACTTTGTCGAAACCCAAGGCGGCGGTCCAACACGCATTGTGCCTGATCGGGACGTGGATGCCCTACGCTTGATGGAAGTCACCGGCGCCTTGCGCAATGCCGGCGCATCTTCCGTTATCCTTGTGACCGAGCGGGCGTTGCAGTGA
- the phbB gene encoding acetoacetyl-CoA reductase encodes MARVALVTGGSRGIGEAISKALKAEGYEVAATYAGNDEKAAAFTEATGIKTYKWNVADYEASKAGLAQVEADLGPIDVVVANAGITRDAPFHKMTPEQWHEVVDTNLTGVFNTVHPVWPGMRERKFGRIIVISSINGQKGQFAQVNYAATKAGDLGIVKSLAQEGARAGITANAICPGYIATEMVMAVPEKVRESIIGQIPTGRLGEPEEIARCVTFLASEDAGFINGSTISANGGQFFV; translated from the coding sequence ATGGCAAGAGTAGCACTCGTCACCGGCGGTAGCCGCGGTATCGGTGAAGCCATTTCCAAAGCACTTAAAGCCGAAGGCTATGAAGTTGCAGCAACCTACGCCGGCAACGACGAGAAGGCGGCAGCCTTCACCGAAGCGACCGGCATCAAGACCTACAAGTGGAACGTCGCAGACTACGAGGCCTCCAAGGCAGGTCTCGCGCAGGTCGAAGCTGACCTCGGCCCAATCGACGTTGTTGTCGCCAATGCCGGCATCACTCGGGACGCGCCTTTCCACAAGATGACTCCCGAGCAGTGGCACGAAGTGGTCGACACCAACCTGACCGGTGTCTTCAACACGGTACATCCTGTTTGGCCCGGCATGCGCGAACGCAAGTTCGGCCGCATCATCGTTATCTCTTCGATCAACGGTCAAAAAGGACAGTTCGCTCAGGTAAACTATGCCGCAACCAAAGCTGGCGACCTGGGTATTGTAAAATCCCTCGCACAAGAAGGCGCGCGCGCAGGCATCACCGCCAACGCGATTTGCCCAGGATACATCGCGACTGAAATGGTCATGGCCGTTCCCGAGAAAGTCCGCGAGTCGATCATTGGTCAAATCCCGACAGGCCGTCTTGGCGAGCCTGAGGAAATTGCACGCTGTGTGACGTTCCTTGCCTCCGAGGACGCCGGCTTCATCAACGGATCTACAATTTCCGCAAATGGCGGTCAGTTCTTCGTATGA
- a CDS encoding acetyl-CoA C-acetyltransferase → MTNVVIASAARTAVGSFSGSFANTPAHDLGAAVLEALVARAGVEKSDVSETILGQVLSAGQGQNPARQAHINAGLPIESAAWGINQVCGSGLRAVALAAQHIQLGDSNIVAAGGQENMTLSPHVAHLRAGTKMGDVKYIDSMIRDGLWDAFNGYHMGQTAENVAEKWQISREQQDEFAVASQNKAEAAQKAGKFDDEVIPFTVKTRKGDIVVDKDEYIRHGATIDAMQKLRPAFAKDGSVTAANASGLNDGAAGALLMSAEEAEKRGIEPLARIASYATAGLDPSIMGVGPIYASRKALEKAGWKAEDLDLVEANEAFAAQACAVNKDMGWDPSIVNVNGGAIAIGHPIGASGARILNTLLFEMKRRDAKKGLATLCIGGGMGVAMCLERP, encoded by the coding sequence ATGACCAATGTCGTGATCGCGTCCGCAGCCCGCACCGCCGTGGGCAGCTTTAGCGGTTCTTTTGCCAACACCCCGGCCCATGATCTGGGCGCCGCCGTGCTCGAAGCACTCGTCGCCCGTGCCGGTGTTGAAAAATCCGATGTTTCCGAAACCATTCTCGGTCAGGTGCTGAGCGCCGGTCAGGGACAGAACCCCGCGCGCCAGGCTCACATCAACGCCGGCCTGCCTATTGAAAGTGCTGCATGGGGCATCAATCAGGTCTGCGGCTCAGGCTTGCGCGCTGTTGCCCTTGCCGCGCAGCACATCCAACTGGGCGACTCCAATATCGTCGCCGCCGGTGGCCAGGAAAACATGACACTGTCGCCGCACGTGGCACACCTTCGTGCCGGAACCAAAATGGGCGACGTAAAATACATCGACTCTATGATCCGTGACGGTCTTTGGGATGCGTTCAACGGTTACCACATGGGCCAGACCGCTGAAAACGTAGCTGAGAAGTGGCAGATCAGCCGTGAACAGCAGGACGAATTCGCTGTTGCGTCGCAAAACAAGGCAGAAGCCGCTCAAAAAGCAGGGAAATTTGACGACGAGGTAATCCCTTTCACGGTCAAAACACGCAAGGGCGACATTGTCGTGGACAAGGACGAGTACATTCGCCACGGCGCGACGATTGATGCGATGCAGAAACTGCGTCCCGCTTTTGCAAAAGACGGTTCGGTTACCGCCGCAAACGCATCCGGCCTGAACGATGGTGCCGCTGGTGCTCTCCTGATGTCCGCAGAAGAAGCCGAGAAACGTGGCATCGAGCCGTTGGCACGGATCGCCTCCTATGCAACCGCCGGACTCGACCCGTCCATCATGGGCGTCGGTCCGATCTACGCGTCTCGCAAGGCGCTCGAAAAGGCCGGCTGGAAAGCGGAAGACCTTGATCTTGTTGAAGCGAACGAAGCCTTCGCCGCGCAGGCTTGTGCCGTCAACAAAGACATGGGTTGGGACCCGTCAATCGTGAACGTTAACGGCGGCGCGATCGCCATTGGACACCCGATTGGAGCATCCGGCGCGCGCATTCTCAACACGCTGCTGTTTGAAATGAAACGCCGCGATGCCAAGAAGGGTCTTGCGACGCTTTGCATCGGTGGCGGTATGGGTGTGGCCATGTGCCTAGAGCGTCCGTGA
- the gcvA gene encoding transcriptional regulator GcvA codes for MPDRLPPLTALRAFEAAARHMSFAKAADELFVTPAALSYQIKSLEEHLGAPLFHRLNRAVSLTEAGEALAPGVSDGFQSLSAAWRTVQRLTDDATLMVTAGPGFTAKWLAPRFFEFARAHPEIDLRFSATLHNVDFGRDEVDVAIRFGRDQTTPGLWSYELPEEWVTPVMTPELAKQYPTPQSLEHATLIHDESINFLTPRADWSAWTRMMGVSFDTSHGPRFTGADHSIDAALAGAGVALGRRALVVKDISEGRLVAPFAEAIVLQARFRFLCQDGVQDRPHIAAFRNWMREEIAKTAHVTEALTLIPIEDIPEQ; via the coding sequence ATGCCTGACCGCCTTCCCCCACTCACTGCTCTTCGAGCCTTTGAAGCCGCAGCCCGCCACATGTCTTTCGCCAAAGCTGCCGACGAACTTTTTGTCACGCCAGCTGCGCTATCCTATCAAATCAAGTCGCTCGAAGAACATCTGGGAGCGCCGCTCTTTCACCGACTCAACCGAGCTGTCTCGCTTACCGAGGCAGGCGAAGCTCTGGCTCCCGGTGTCAGCGACGGTTTTCAGTCACTAAGCGCTGCATGGCGCACCGTGCAACGCTTGACCGATGACGCCACACTGATGGTCACGGCCGGTCCGGGTTTCACTGCAAAGTGGTTGGCGCCACGCTTCTTTGAGTTTGCTCGCGCACATCCCGAAATCGACCTGAGGTTTTCAGCGACACTGCACAACGTTGATTTTGGACGAGACGAAGTTGACGTGGCCATCCGCTTCGGCCGCGACCAAACAACGCCGGGGCTGTGGAGCTACGAGTTGCCCGAAGAATGGGTCACGCCTGTGATGACACCGGAATTGGCAAAGCAATATCCGACGCCTCAATCTCTGGAACACGCGACGCTGATCCATGACGAGTCAATCAATTTTCTTACACCTCGTGCGGACTGGTCGGCATGGACCCGCATGATGGGGGTGTCGTTCGATACTTCACATGGACCGCGCTTCACTGGGGCCGATCACTCCATCGACGCAGCGCTCGCGGGCGCAGGCGTGGCCTTAGGCCGACGCGCCCTTGTGGTCAAAGACATTAGCGAAGGGCGTCTCGTCGCACCATTCGCGGAGGCCATTGTCTTGCAAGCCCGTTTCCGCTTTCTCTGTCAAGACGGGGTACAGGACCGCCCGCATATCGCTGCCTTTCGCAACTGGATGCGGGAGGAAATCGCCAAAACCGCACATGTGACAGAGGCGCTCACATTGATCCCAATCGAAGACATCCCCGAACAATGA
- a CDS encoding polyprenyl synthetase family protein, whose protein sequence is MGLDTAASKPHEALAALLAEEMDAVNALIEERMASEHAPRIPEVTAHLVGAGGKRLRPMLTLAAARLCDYTGPYHVHLAATVEFIHTATLLHDDVVDESAQRRGRPTANLLWDNKSSVLVGDYLFSRSFQLMTETGNIDVLRILSNASATIAEGEVLQLTAATDLATDEGVYLQVVRGKTAALFSAATEVGGVIAGADTSHVKALFDYGDALGIAFQIADDLLDYQGDSAQTGKNVGDDFRERKLTLPVIKAVAQSTEEERAFWIRTIEKGRQEEGDLEHALGLMAKYDTLTATRDDALAWAEKAKSAIGQLPEHEIRELLADIADYVVARLN, encoded by the coding sequence ATGGGCCTCGATACCGCAGCCAGCAAACCTCACGAAGCTCTCGCCGCCTTGCTGGCCGAAGAGATGGACGCCGTTAACGCGCTGATAGAAGAGCGTATGGCTTCCGAACATGCTCCACGTATTCCCGAGGTGACAGCGCACCTCGTAGGCGCCGGCGGCAAACGGCTCCGTCCGATGCTCACGCTCGCCGCGGCACGACTGTGCGACTATACCGGCCCCTATCACGTCCACCTTGCTGCAACCGTGGAATTTATTCACACAGCCACTTTGCTTCATGATGACGTCGTCGATGAAAGCGCGCAGCGTCGCGGACGTCCCACGGCAAACCTTCTTTGGGACAACAAAAGCTCCGTTCTGGTTGGTGACTATTTGTTTTCTCGCAGCTTCCAGCTGATGACGGAAACAGGCAACATCGACGTTTTGCGTATCCTATCGAACGCATCTGCAACGATTGCAGAAGGCGAAGTCCTTCAACTTACCGCCGCCACGGATCTCGCAACCGATGAGGGCGTGTACCTTCAGGTTGTACGCGGAAAAACCGCTGCTTTGTTTTCGGCCGCCACCGAAGTCGGCGGGGTGATAGCAGGGGCCGACACTTCGCATGTCAAAGCCTTGTTTGATTACGGAGACGCCCTCGGAATCGCTTTCCAGATCGCGGACGATCTACTCGACTATCAGGGCGACAGCGCGCAAACCGGGAAGAACGTCGGCGACGACTTTCGTGAACGCAAATTGACTTTGCCAGTGATCAAAGCCGTCGCGCAATCCACCGAAGAAGAACGCGCATTCTGGATCCGCACGATTGAAAAAGGCCGTCAGGAAGAAGGCGACCTTGAGCACGCGCTGGGGCTCATGGCCAAGTATGACACGTTGACCGCAACACGCGACGACGCGCTGGCTTGGGCGGAGAAAGCCAAGTCCGCAATTGGGCAACTGCCGGAACACGAGATCCGCGAGCTGTTGGCCGACATAGCCGACTACGTAGTCGCGCGACTAAACTAA
- a CDS encoding EAL domain-containing protein, protein MDNPKKKNRKAKMSREQRNPLAYAVNSRDSSTLDMVRDAIRHKQVMLAFQPVVQSGRTKHAAYFEGLLRVLDETGRIIPAKDFMNAVEDSELGRQLDCLALELGLETLASQPNLRLSINMSARSIGYAPWMQTLQMGLARGATVPERLILEISEKSVTQVPEIVRGFMEDLQIKGISFGLDDYGAGLSSLRVFRDFDFDIVKLDGSFSRDIANDSANQVIASAVAAVAERFDMISVASRIESPTDAQTMHELGFDCLQGFAFGAPTISPPWEKKARRSSAA, encoded by the coding sequence ATGGATAACCCGAAGAAGAAGAACCGCAAAGCAAAGATGAGCCGCGAACAGCGCAACCCGCTGGCCTACGCGGTGAATTCACGCGATTCGTCCACTTTGGACATGGTTCGGGACGCCATCCGCCACAAACAGGTGATGCTTGCATTCCAACCAGTCGTGCAATCCGGTCGCACCAAACACGCTGCATACTTTGAGGGGTTGTTACGCGTTCTGGACGAAACAGGCCGGATCATCCCAGCCAAGGACTTTATGAACGCTGTCGAAGACAGCGAACTAGGTCGCCAACTGGATTGTCTCGCACTTGAACTTGGTCTGGAAACGCTGGCTTCCCAACCGAACCTGCGCCTGTCTATCAACATGTCCGCCCGCTCGATCGGTTACGCTCCTTGGATGCAAACCTTACAAATGGGTTTGGCAAGGGGAGCCACGGTGCCGGAACGACTTATCCTGGAAATCTCGGAAAAATCTGTGACACAAGTGCCGGAAATTGTGCGCGGTTTCATGGAAGACCTTCAAATCAAAGGTATTTCCTTCGGCCTCGACGACTACGGTGCCGGTCTTTCTTCGCTGCGCGTCTTCCGCGACTTCGACTTCGATATCGTCAAACTGGATGGATCCTTTAGCCGCGACATCGCAAACGACTCCGCAAACCAGGTGATCGCCAGCGCCGTTGCTGCCGTCGCCGAACGCTTTGACATGATCTCTGTTGCCAGCCGCATCGAAAGCCCGACAGACGCGCAGACAATGCATGAGCTTGGTTTTGATTGCCTTCAGGGATTCGCATTTGGTGCGCCCACAATCTCCCCGCCATGGGAAAAGAAGGCGCGTCGCTCCTCGGCTGCCTGA
- a CDS encoding DMT family transporter, whose amino-acid sequence MTRSRATFVGFIAILLWSLLALFTVGSAPTPPLLLNAICFAIGGALGVVWGVRTGNLKSLRSVPWTVYLFGTVGLFGYHALYFSALRNAPAAEAGLIAYLWPLLIVLLSGLLPGERLRAGHLIGACLGLGGASLIISGGATGFDPAHTKGYLLALACAFTWSTYSVGSRRFGDVPTASVIVFCLASSVLSLGLHLAVETTAWPQGVLGWAATAALGLGPVGLAFYVWDIGVKHGDIQLLGTASYAAPLLSTLALVAAGVAAPTWSLALAALMITAGAVCAALASMKSN is encoded by the coding sequence ATGACCCGATCCCGCGCCACCTTTGTCGGTTTCATAGCGATTCTTCTTTGGTCGCTACTGGCTTTGTTCACGGTTGGAAGTGCTCCGACCCCTCCCCTTTTACTGAATGCGATCTGCTTCGCCATCGGCGGTGCCTTGGGAGTTGTCTGGGGTGTCCGCACAGGAAACCTGAAAAGCCTGCGCAGCGTGCCATGGACTGTTTACTTATTTGGAACTGTCGGGCTGTTTGGTTACCACGCACTCTATTTTAGTGCGCTCCGCAATGCGCCTGCGGCTGAGGCGGGCCTGATCGCCTACCTTTGGCCATTGCTAATTGTGCTCCTGTCAGGTCTACTTCCAGGGGAGCGACTAAGAGCTGGTCACCTGATTGGCGCATGCCTTGGGCTCGGCGGCGCTTCACTGATTATCTCCGGAGGTGCGACGGGCTTTGATCCCGCCCACACAAAAGGCTACTTGCTCGCATTGGCCTGCGCGTTCACCTGGTCCACCTATTCCGTTGGCTCGCGCCGCTTTGGTGACGTTCCAACAGCATCGGTAATTGTTTTCTGCTTGGCCTCTTCTGTTTTGTCATTGGGCCTGCATCTGGCGGTCGAGACAACCGCCTGGCCGCAAGGAGTTCTAGGCTGGGCGGCAACAGCAGCACTCGGCCTCGGGCCAGTCGGCCTGGCCTTTTATGTCTGGGACATCGGAGTCAAACACGGCGACATACAACTGCTCGGCACGGCGTCCTATGCGGCACCGCTTCTGTCTACGCTGGCCTTGGTGGCCGCAGGAGTGGCTGCGCCAACATGGTCATTGGCGCTCGCCGCTTTGATGATCACCGCAGGGGCGGTATGTGCCGCTTTGGCCAGTATGAAATCAAATTAG
- a CDS encoding YdcH family protein — translation MSVSAHLEELKRKHEALSDQVEAEQRSPGASDLEIAEMKKQKLKLKEEITRLSA, via the coding sequence ATGAGCGTAAGCGCACACCTGGAAGAACTGAAACGCAAGCACGAAGCGCTTTCTGACCAAGTAGAAGCGGAGCAGCGTTCACCCGGTGCCAGCGATCTTGAAATTGCTGAAATGAAAAAGCAGAAGCTTAAGCTCAAGGAAGAGATCACGCGCCTTTCGGCGTAA
- a CDS encoding DUF2007 domain-containing protein, translating to MKELLRSNDPTIIAFASALLQGEGIDCFEMDVNMSVLEGSIGILPRRLMVRQDDLSAAEVVMADNNIALGRDR from the coding sequence ATGAAAGAGCTTTTGCGCAGCAACGACCCGACGATCATCGCTTTTGCCTCCGCCCTGCTTCAGGGGGAGGGTATAGACTGCTTTGAAATGGACGTAAATATGAGCGTGCTGGAAGGTAGTATCGGTATTTTGCCCCGCAGATTGATGGTGCGGCAGGACGATTTATCAGCCGCTGAGGTTGTCATGGCGGACAACAATATCGCGTTGGGACGGGACCGTTGA